In Actinoplanes sp. NBC_00393, a single genomic region encodes these proteins:
- a CDS encoding KamA family radical SAM protein, with product MQPYEYQRRELIEPDWTRFPGWRDVTAAQWQSAQWQRVNCVKNVKQLRAVMGDLLDETFYVDLEADQQRLATMSMLIPPQMLNTMVPDRAPDTASFLADPIRNYMLPVASDRRTDWPSHPNASRDSLHEHDMWVAEGLTHRYPTKVLAELLATCPQYCGHCTRMDLVGNSTPAVSKLKLLQKPVDRYAAHLDYLKNHPGVRDVVVSGGDVANVPWKQLEAYLMGLLSVPTVRDIRLATKALMGLPQHWLQDDVVEGMHRVAVTAERRGVNLAVHTHVNHVNSLTPLVARAVRTLLEVGVRDVRNQGVLMRGVNATTSDLLDLCFALQGEAGVLPYYFYMCDMIPNAEHWRVPVWHAQQLQHDMMGYLPGYATPRIVCDVPFVGKRWVHMVADYDREHGISYWTKNYRTSIEAEDTEVLGKQYAYYDPIDTLPQTGQDWWRKQETEA from the coding sequence GTGCAGCCTTACGAGTACCAGCGGCGTGAGCTGATCGAGCCGGATTGGACCCGGTTCCCCGGCTGGCGCGACGTCACCGCCGCGCAGTGGCAGTCCGCCCAGTGGCAGCGGGTCAACTGTGTGAAGAACGTGAAACAACTGCGCGCCGTCATGGGCGACCTGCTGGACGAGACGTTCTACGTCGATCTCGAGGCCGACCAGCAGCGGCTGGCCACGATGTCGATGCTGATCCCGCCGCAGATGCTCAACACCATGGTGCCCGACCGGGCCCCGGACACGGCGTCGTTCCTGGCCGACCCGATCCGCAACTACATGCTCCCGGTCGCCTCCGACCGCCGCACCGACTGGCCGTCGCACCCGAACGCCAGTCGTGACTCGCTGCACGAGCACGACATGTGGGTGGCCGAGGGGCTCACCCACCGGTACCCCACCAAGGTGCTGGCCGAGCTGCTCGCCACCTGCCCGCAATACTGCGGGCACTGCACCCGGATGGACCTGGTCGGCAACAGCACGCCGGCGGTCAGCAAGCTGAAGCTGCTGCAGAAGCCGGTGGATCGGTACGCGGCGCACCTCGACTATTTGAAGAATCACCCCGGAGTACGCGATGTCGTCGTCTCCGGCGGGGACGTCGCCAATGTGCCGTGGAAACAGCTCGAGGCGTACCTCATGGGGTTGCTCTCGGTGCCCACCGTGCGGGACATCCGGCTGGCGACCAAGGCGCTGATGGGCCTGCCGCAGCACTGGCTGCAGGACGACGTGGTCGAGGGCATGCACCGGGTCGCGGTGACCGCCGAACGGCGCGGGGTGAACCTGGCCGTGCACACCCACGTCAACCACGTGAACTCGCTGACGCCGCTGGTCGCGCGCGCGGTGCGTACGCTGCTCGAAGTCGGTGTGCGGGACGTGCGCAACCAGGGTGTGCTGATGCGGGGTGTCAATGCGACGACATCGGACCTGCTCGACCTCTGTTTCGCGTTGCAGGGCGAGGCGGGCGTGCTGCCCTACTACTTCTACATGTGCGACATGATCCCGAACGCGGAGCACTGGCGGGTGCCCGTCTGGCATGCCCAGCAGCTGCAGCACGACATGATGGGCTACCTGCCCGGGTACGCGACGCCGCGGATCGTCTGCGACGTCCCGTTCGTGGGCAAGCGATGGGTGCACATGGTGGCCGATTACGACCGGGAGCACGGGATCTCGTACTGGACGAAGAACTACCGGACCTCGATCGAGGCCGAGGACACCGAGGTGCTCGGTAAGCAGTACGCGTACTACGACC
- a CDS encoding L-erythro-3,5-diaminohexanoate dehydrogenase: MAGSVGLTRVLEPAGVLPQAAWRLDASPEIGPDEVRIRVQRLNLDAASYRQLAGKHDGDGAAIRAEVLEIIGTRGKMHNPVTGSGGMLIGVVDEVGPESPLPVKPGDRVATLVSLTLTPLRITDGLASWDGLSEQVPAEGTAILFGRSIVGVLPDDLPAELALAVYDVCGAPALVDRVVRGYSHPTVAVLGGAGKSGSLALAAARLAGATTVGIVPHEREAATLRSSGLADQVEIADARDPIALSAAVTAALGKPATVTVVCVDVPGCEHGAILATAEGGTVIFFSMATSFSAAALGAEGLAADVTMLVGNGFVPGHAEFAVGLLRRVPALRALFEARIAAD; encoded by the coding sequence ATGGCGGGGTCTGTGGGTCTGACGAGGGTGCTGGAGCCGGCCGGGGTGCTGCCGCAGGCGGCCTGGCGGCTGGACGCCTCGCCCGAGATCGGCCCGGACGAGGTGCGGATCCGGGTGCAGCGCCTCAACCTCGACGCCGCCAGCTATCGGCAGCTGGCCGGCAAGCATGACGGTGACGGCGCTGCGATCCGGGCCGAGGTTCTGGAGATCATCGGTACGCGCGGCAAGATGCACAATCCGGTCACCGGCTCCGGCGGCATGCTGATCGGCGTCGTCGACGAGGTCGGGCCGGAGTCGCCGCTGCCGGTCAAACCGGGCGACCGGGTCGCCACCCTCGTGTCGCTGACCCTGACCCCGCTGCGGATCACCGACGGCCTCGCCTCGTGGGACGGCCTCAGCGAGCAGGTCCCGGCCGAGGGCACCGCGATCCTGTTCGGCCGCTCGATCGTCGGCGTGCTCCCGGACGACCTGCCCGCCGAGCTGGCCCTGGCCGTCTACGACGTGTGCGGTGCCCCGGCCCTGGTCGACCGCGTCGTCCGGGGCTATTCCCATCCGACCGTCGCGGTCCTCGGCGGGGCCGGCAAGAGCGGTTCACTCGCGCTGGCGGCCGCACGGCTGGCCGGCGCGACCACGGTGGGGATCGTGCCCCACGAGCGGGAGGCCGCGACGCTGCGCAGCTCCGGCCTCGCCGACCAGGTCGAGATCGCCGACGCCCGGGATCCGATCGCGCTCTCCGCCGCGGTCACGGCTGCCCTCGGCAAGCCCGCGACCGTGACCGTGGTCTGCGTGGACGTGCCCGGCTGCGAGCACGGCGCGATCCTCGCCACCGCCGAGGGCGGCACGGTGATCTTCTTCTCGATGGCGACCAGCTTCTCCGCCGCGGCGCTGGGTGCCGAGGGGCTGGCCGCCGACGTGACGATGCTGGTCGGCAACGGGTTCGTGCCGGGCCACGCCGAGTTCGCTGTCGGTCTCCTGCGCCGGGTGCCCGCGCTGCGTGCGCTCTTCGAAGCACGAATCGCGGCAGACTGA
- a CDS encoding amidohydrolase has product MTEIPPTRPVHVNRGERVRYLNGRFYSPADPRATAMVTDGAAIAWLGPSGDAPAADRTVDLDGALVTPAFVDAHLHATDTGLAFDGLDLSGVRSARELLGAVSAFAETRPADGVVHGHGWDESTWTEQTPPTADELERAGGGRRVYLSQASVHSALASASLLPAAQGVDGYDESGWVREQAHHAVRAVALGSLTPEQREAAQRTALSKAASMGIAAVHECGGPGTSSEADFQSVLRLSGQALPQVFGFWGELGGAARARELGAHGAAGDLYADGALGSRTASVRAPYLDGDHGCGEAFLTAEQAAEHILDCATIGFQAGFHAIGDAAIETVLEGFAIAAKQIGVDKLREGHHRIEHVELIDKAMIARMVEFGVIASVQPVFDALWGGPDRMYAQRLGVERALASNPIGQMHATGVTLAFGSDSPVTALDPWATVLAAVAPRNPVYRLGVRSAFAASTRGGWRAAAIGDVGTLAPGASATFAVWETPGGLSEGLPALLPDVDGVTPARPVCRRTVLHGDTIYER; this is encoded by the coding sequence ATGACTGAGATTCCCCCGACCAGGCCCGTGCACGTGAACCGTGGCGAGCGGGTCCGCTACCTCAACGGCCGCTTCTACTCGCCCGCCGACCCGCGGGCGACCGCGATGGTCACCGACGGCGCGGCCATCGCATGGCTCGGTCCCAGCGGCGACGCGCCGGCTGCGGACCGCACGGTCGACCTGGACGGCGCGCTGGTCACGCCCGCTTTCGTGGACGCGCATCTGCACGCCACCGACACCGGCCTGGCCTTCGACGGCCTGGACCTGTCCGGGGTGCGCTCGGCGCGGGAGCTGCTGGGCGCGGTCTCGGCCTTCGCCGAGACCCGGCCGGCCGACGGTGTGGTGCACGGGCACGGCTGGGACGAGTCGACCTGGACCGAGCAGACCCCGCCGACCGCGGACGAGCTCGAGCGCGCCGGCGGCGGCCGCCGGGTCTACCTGTCGCAGGCCTCGGTGCACTCCGCGCTCGCCTCGGCGTCACTGCTGCCGGCCGCACAAGGCGTGGACGGTTACGACGAGTCCGGTTGGGTGCGTGAGCAGGCGCACCACGCGGTCCGGGCGGTCGCGCTGGGCTCGCTCACGCCGGAGCAGCGGGAAGCGGCGCAGCGCACCGCGCTGTCGAAGGCGGCGTCGATGGGCATCGCCGCGGTGCACGAGTGCGGCGGTCCGGGCACGTCCAGCGAGGCCGACTTCCAGTCGGTGCTCCGGCTTTCCGGGCAGGCTCTGCCGCAGGTGTTCGGTTTCTGGGGCGAGCTGGGCGGGGCGGCGCGGGCTCGCGAGCTGGGCGCGCACGGTGCGGCCGGAGATCTGTACGCGGACGGAGCACTCGGTTCCCGCACAGCGTCGGTCCGCGCGCCCTACCTCGACGGCGACCACGGCTGCGGCGAGGCGTTCCTCACCGCCGAACAGGCCGCCGAGCACATCCTCGACTGCGCCACGATCGGCTTCCAGGCCGGTTTCCACGCGATCGGCGACGCCGCGATCGAGACCGTCCTGGAGGGTTTCGCGATCGCCGCGAAGCAGATCGGCGTGGACAAACTGCGCGAGGGCCACCACCGCATCGAGCACGTCGAGCTGATCGACAAGGCGATGATCGCCCGGATGGTCGAGTTCGGCGTGATCGCCTCGGTACAGCCGGTCTTCGACGCGCTCTGGGGCGGCCCGGACCGGATGTACGCCCAGCGCCTCGGCGTCGAACGCGCCCTGGCCAGCAATCCGATCGGGCAGATGCACGCCACCGGGGTGACCCTGGCGTTCGGCTCCGACTCGCCGGTCACCGCGCTCGACCCGTGGGCGACCGTGCTCGCGGCCGTGGCGCCGCGCAACCCGGTCTACCGGCTGGGCGTGCGGTCGGCGTTCGCGGCGAGCACCCGGGGCGGCTGGCGGGCGGCCGCGATCGGCGACGTCGGCACGCTGGCGCCGGGCGCGTCCGCGACGTTCGCGGTCTGGGAGACCCCCGGCGGGCTGAGTGAGGGCCTGCCCGCATTGCTGCCGGACGTGGACGGTGTGACGCCGGCCCGCCCGGTCTGCCGGCGCACGGTGTTGCACGGCGACACGATCTACGAGAGGTAA
- a CDS encoding lysine 5,6-aminomutase subunit alpha yields MAGKLDLDPQVVARARALAARAGQPVVDLARSHTTVSVERAVLRLAGVQGADADGIPWVNRLVDAVREDVGLGHGVAVPVFHALATSGVEDVTVLAQKAAAGAVRFDVPDRKGEITAARRAASRAARAGLKQVDRRRAERDRLIKRYGNPEQRPWIYLIVATGDIYEDIPQAQAAARAGADIIAVIRSTGQSLLDYVPEGATREGFAGTYATQENFRLMRAALDETSKELGRYIRLTNYASGLCMPEIAALAGLERLDMMLNDSMYGILFRDINPIRTFVDQRFSRQVHARAGIIINTGEDNYLTTADAVDAAHTVTVSQLLNEFFAHEAGLEDWQLGLGHAFEINPDLPDSFRLELAHALLARELFPDAPLKWMPPTKHMTGDVFRGNLLDGFFNLAGALTGQGILLVGMMTEAVVTPWLSDRDIALQNVRYVLNGAGNLHEDFTPGPFIRGRAEQVLHEAIDLLERIVDDTLMDAIADGTFGLMKRPADRGKGLDGVAKQEDTYYNPVTEALA; encoded by the coding sequence GTGGCCGGGAAGTTAGATCTTGACCCGCAGGTGGTCGCGCGTGCGCGGGCCCTCGCGGCGCGGGCCGGACAGCCCGTCGTCGACCTGGCGCGCTCGCACACCACCGTCTCGGTGGAGCGTGCGGTGCTGCGCCTGGCCGGCGTGCAGGGCGCCGACGCGGACGGCATCCCCTGGGTGAATCGCCTGGTGGACGCCGTGCGCGAGGACGTCGGGCTGGGCCACGGGGTGGCCGTGCCGGTGTTCCACGCGCTGGCCACGTCCGGCGTCGAGGACGTGACCGTGCTGGCGCAGAAGGCGGCGGCCGGCGCGGTCCGATTCGACGTTCCGGACCGGAAGGGCGAGATCACCGCGGCCCGGCGGGCCGCTTCCCGGGCGGCCCGCGCCGGTCTGAAGCAGGTGGACCGGCGCCGGGCCGAGCGCGATCGGTTGATCAAGCGGTACGGGAATCCGGAGCAGCGCCCGTGGATCTACCTGATCGTCGCGACCGGCGACATCTACGAGGACATCCCGCAGGCGCAGGCCGCGGCCCGGGCCGGCGCCGACATCATCGCGGTGATCCGGTCCACCGGCCAGTCGCTGCTGGACTACGTGCCGGAGGGCGCCACCCGTGAGGGGTTCGCCGGCACCTACGCCACGCAGGAGAACTTCCGGCTGATGCGGGCCGCCCTCGACGAGACGTCGAAGGAGCTGGGCCGCTACATCCGGCTGACCAACTACGCGTCCGGGCTGTGCATGCCGGAGATCGCCGCGCTGGCCGGCCTGGAACGCCTCGACATGATGCTCAACGACTCGATGTACGGCATCCTGTTCCGCGACATCAACCCGATCCGCACCTTCGTCGACCAGCGGTTCTCCCGCCAGGTGCACGCCCGCGCCGGGATCATCATCAACACCGGCGAGGACAACTACCTGACCACCGCGGACGCGGTCGACGCGGCGCACACGGTGACCGTGTCACAGCTGCTCAACGAGTTCTTCGCGCACGAGGCGGGTCTCGAGGACTGGCAGCTCGGCCTGGGGCACGCCTTCGAGATCAACCCGGACCTGCCGGACTCGTTCCGGCTCGAGCTGGCGCACGCGCTGCTGGCCCGGGAGCTGTTCCCGGACGCGCCGCTGAAGTGGATGCCGCCGACCAAGCACATGACCGGCGACGTGTTCCGCGGCAACCTGCTCGACGGCTTCTTCAACCTGGCCGGCGCGCTCACCGGCCAGGGGATCCTGCTCGTCGGCATGATGACCGAGGCCGTGGTCACCCCGTGGCTCTCCGACCGGGACATCGCCCTGCAGAACGTTCGCTACGTGCTCAACGGCGCCGGAAACCTGCACGAGGACTTCACCCCCGGCCCGTTCATCCGGGGCCGCGCCGAACAGGTCCTCCACGAGGCCATCGACCTGCTCGAACGCATCGTCGACGACACCCTCATGGACGCCATCGCCGACGGCACCTTCGGCCTGATGAAGCGCCCGGCCGACCGGGGCAAGGGCCTCGACGGGGTCGCGAAGCAGGAGGACACGTACTACAACCCGGTCACGGAGGCCCTCGCGTGA
- a CDS encoding OAM dimerization domain-containing protein gives MSIIRPYGDATGDGMVQLSFTLPIPHDKRAEGAAIQLANKMGMDPAMLVHAKQMGDGFTFFVVYGKVNHLVDTDKVQVVERDYPLLSAKEVNAAVKRRLRRRLNVVGACIGTDAHTVGIDAILNLKGIAGEKGLEYYSELSVTNMGAQVSVPDLVETAREKKADAVLVSQVVTQRDAHLQNTRAMSAAFREALPAGKRPLLIVGGPRFDELMAPELGVDRIFSRGTTPREVASYLVHALIGSDK, from the coding sequence GTGAGCATCATCCGGCCGTACGGGGACGCCACCGGCGACGGGATGGTGCAGCTCTCCTTCACCCTGCCGATCCCGCACGACAAGCGCGCCGAGGGCGCCGCGATCCAGCTCGCCAACAAGATGGGCATGGACCCGGCGATGCTGGTGCACGCCAAGCAGATGGGCGACGGCTTCACCTTCTTCGTCGTGTACGGCAAGGTGAACCACCTCGTCGACACCGACAAGGTGCAGGTTGTCGAACGTGACTACCCGCTGCTCAGCGCCAAAGAGGTGAACGCGGCCGTCAAGCGCAGGCTGCGGCGGCGGCTCAACGTGGTGGGCGCCTGCATCGGCACCGACGCGCACACCGTCGGCATCGACGCCATCCTGAACCTCAAGGGCATCGCGGGGGAGAAGGGCCTGGAGTACTACTCCGAGCTGTCGGTCACCAACATGGGCGCCCAGGTGTCGGTGCCGGACCTGGTGGAGACCGCGCGGGAGAAGAAGGCCGACGCGGTACTTGTCTCCCAAGTTGTCACCCAGCGCGACGCCCACCTCCAGAACACCCGGGCCATGTCCGCGGCGTTCCGGGAAGCCCTGCCGGCCGGGAAACGGCCGCTGCTGATCGTGGGCGGGCCCCGCTTCGACGAGCTGATGGCCCCCGAGCTGGGCGTCGACCGGATCTTCAGTCGCGGCACCACACCCCGGGAGGTCGCCTCCTACCTCGTCCACGCTCTGATTGGCAGCGATAAATGA
- a CDS encoding hotdog domain-containing protein, with product MITVTHRRYVPYSHAHYAGNLVDGAYSLGLFGDVATELCIRLDGDEGLFASYDDVQFKAPIRAGDVLEITATVVKQGTRSRKIEFTVTVVCRGTEGSAAQVLDEPIVATTAVGTVVVPTKPQ from the coding sequence ATGATCACTGTTACCCACCGTCGCTACGTGCCGTACTCGCACGCCCACTACGCCGGGAACCTGGTCGACGGGGCTTACTCGCTCGGGCTGTTCGGTGACGTCGCCACCGAGCTGTGCATCCGGCTGGACGGGGACGAGGGGCTGTTCGCGTCCTACGACGACGTGCAGTTCAAGGCGCCGATCCGGGCGGGGGACGTTCTCGAGATCACCGCCACGGTGGTGAAGCAGGGCACCCGGTCCCGCAAGATCGAGTTCACGGTGACGGTGGTGTGCCGGGGGACCGAAGGATCGGCGGCGCAGGTCCTCGACGAGCCGATCGTGGCCACCACGGCGGTCGGGACGGTGGTCGTGCCGACGAAGCCGCAGTGA
- a CDS encoding glutamate mutase L, with protein sequence MSTAVCVDVGSTYTKAAKIDLSGARLIGRAEVPTTSGTDVLEGLDAAVAAVGGGDQLYVCSSAGGGLRLAVIGYESLVTAEAGHRVGLSAGAQVVHVACGPLTGPDLTALRAARPDVLLLVGGTDGGDAEVLLHNARRLGKGRIRIPVVLAGNAEARSEALDLLAGVPVTPTANVLPRIGVLDPAPARAAIREVFLRHVIGGKRLSKGRRFAQLVRAATPDAVLAGVELLADVTGTGVLVVDVGGATTDVYSALLPDAESESGPRRDVAGTLWRARTVEGDLGVAVGAAGTRAAAVTEKLPPPKNDLDLAAAAAVIALRRHARGHSPGPGQPRTGGRDLRDVRLVIGSGGVLRHGGGRHVLDTLLADVGGGWAPPERAKTVVDLKYVLAAAGLLAVDHPQVAAGLLGSSIR encoded by the coding sequence GTGAGCACCGCAGTTTGCGTTGATGTCGGTTCGACGTACACCAAAGCTGCCAAGATCGACCTCAGCGGAGCGCGACTGATCGGCCGGGCCGAGGTGCCGACCACGTCCGGAACGGACGTCCTGGAAGGTTTGGACGCCGCGGTCGCCGCCGTCGGCGGCGGAGACCAGCTGTACGTGTGCTCGTCCGCGGGAGGCGGGCTGAGGCTGGCGGTGATCGGGTACGAGTCCCTGGTCACCGCCGAGGCCGGCCACCGGGTCGGCCTGTCCGCCGGAGCGCAGGTGGTGCACGTCGCCTGCGGCCCGCTGACCGGCCCGGACCTGACCGCCCTGCGCGCCGCCCGCCCGGACGTGCTGCTCCTGGTCGGCGGCACCGACGGCGGCGACGCCGAAGTGCTGCTGCACAACGCCCGGCGCCTCGGGAAGGGCCGGATCCGGATCCCGGTGGTGCTGGCCGGCAACGCCGAGGCCCGTTCCGAGGCACTCGACCTGCTGGCCGGTGTCCCGGTGACGCCGACCGCGAACGTGCTGCCCCGCATCGGCGTGCTCGACCCGGCGCCGGCCCGTGCGGCCATCCGGGAGGTCTTCCTGCGGCACGTCATCGGCGGGAAACGGCTGTCCAAGGGCCGGCGGTTCGCGCAGTTGGTGCGGGCCGCCACCCCGGACGCGGTCCTCGCCGGGGTGGAACTGCTGGCGGACGTGACCGGCACCGGAGTTCTGGTGGTGGACGTCGGTGGAGCCACCACCGACGTCTACTCGGCGCTCCTGCCCGACGCGGAGAGCGAGAGCGGCCCGCGCCGGGATGTGGCCGGGACGCTGTGGCGGGCCCGGACCGTCGAGGGTGATCTCGGCGTGGCCGTCGGCGCCGCCGGCACGCGGGCCGCTGCCGTCACCGAGAAGCTTCCCCCACCCAAGAATGATCTTGATCTCGCGGCGGCCGCGGCGGTGATCGCGTTGCGGCGGCACGCCCGCGGGCACTCGCCCGGACCGGGGCAGCCGCGCACCGGCGGGCGCGATCTCCGAGACGTTCGCCTCGTGATCGGATCCGGCGGAGTATTACGGCATGGTGGCGGTCGTCACGTCCTCGACACCTTGCTTGCCGACGTCGGTGGTGGATGGGCGCCGCCGGAACGTGCCAAGACTGTGGTGGATCTTAAGTACGTCCTTGCTGCTGCGGGCCTGCTTGCCGTGGATCATCCGCAGGTCGCGGCGGGTCTGCTCGGTAGCTCGATCCGGTAG
- the lnt gene encoding apolipoprotein N-acyltransferase, whose protein sequence is MTMPPPALADPGAPAVPPGRPLRLPVAVALAVAAGLALLLALPPYDLWWLAPAGVALLAAATHRRRLRAGYGLGAITGLVLFVPLLEWTTIGAGWLPWIILSVAQGLILGLIGLAGAWLSPLVDRWRALWPLITGLLWTTQEFVRDQAPFGGFPWGRLAFSQGDAPTLRLAAYAGAPLVTFAVAAAGGALVALAWRRWSPRGLLAAGGFAATAVVLMAGPAALPVASPAAKTSTVALVQGNVPRLGLDFNAQRRAVLDNHVNATKQLAVDVAAGKQKQPDLVVWPENSSDIDPLRNADAAALIQSAADAIGAPILVGTLQRTDVPGDIYNVGILWNPGTGPDLDQQYEKRHPVPFAEYMPMRSIARLVTDKVDLVRNMLPGDAPGVIDTGAGVLGDVICFEVAYDGIVRDTVTGGAELLAVQTNNATFNEAEALQQLAMVRLRAVEHGRDALMVSTVGVSAFVDTEGDVHGSTGFNTAAVVVRDIHLGGPRTLATRSGIWPEVVAVVLTAVALAGVLPLRRRRDNGSNGEEQVTEER, encoded by the coding sequence ATGACGATGCCGCCGCCCGCCCTCGCCGACCCCGGCGCTCCAGCCGTGCCACCCGGCCGGCCGCTGCGCCTGCCGGTCGCGGTGGCACTGGCGGTCGCCGCGGGTCTCGCGCTGCTGCTGGCGCTCCCGCCGTACGACCTGTGGTGGCTCGCCCCGGCCGGGGTTGCCCTGCTCGCGGCGGCGACCCACCGGCGGCGGCTGCGGGCCGGCTACGGCCTCGGCGCCATCACCGGCCTCGTGCTCTTCGTGCCGCTGCTGGAGTGGACCACGATCGGCGCAGGCTGGCTGCCGTGGATCATCCTGTCCGTGGCCCAGGGACTGATCCTCGGCCTGATCGGGCTGGCCGGGGCCTGGCTGTCCCCGCTGGTCGACCGGTGGCGGGCCCTGTGGCCGCTGATCACCGGGCTGCTCTGGACCACGCAGGAGTTCGTTCGCGACCAGGCCCCGTTCGGCGGATTCCCGTGGGGCCGGCTCGCGTTCAGCCAGGGCGACGCGCCCACGCTGCGGCTGGCCGCGTACGCCGGCGCGCCGCTCGTCACCTTCGCCGTGGCCGCGGCCGGCGGCGCCCTCGTCGCGCTGGCCTGGCGGCGGTGGAGCCCGCGCGGGCTGCTCGCGGCCGGCGGGTTCGCGGCGACCGCGGTAGTCCTGATGGCCGGACCGGCCGCGCTGCCGGTCGCTTCTCCCGCCGCCAAGACCAGCACTGTTGCGCTCGTCCAGGGCAACGTGCCCCGCCTCGGCCTGGACTTCAACGCCCAGCGGCGGGCTGTCCTGGACAACCACGTCAACGCCACCAAGCAGCTCGCCGTCGACGTCGCCGCCGGCAAGCAGAAGCAGCCCGACCTGGTCGTCTGGCCGGAGAACTCCAGCGACATCGACCCGCTGCGCAACGCCGACGCCGCCGCGCTGATCCAGTCGGCCGCCGACGCGATCGGCGCGCCCATCCTGGTCGGCACCCTGCAGCGCACCGACGTGCCCGGCGACATCTACAACGTCGGCATCCTGTGGAACCCGGGCACCGGCCCCGACCTCGACCAGCAGTACGAGAAGCGGCACCCGGTCCCTTTCGCCGAATACATGCCGATGCGCTCGATCGCCCGGCTCGTCACCGACAAGGTCGACCTGGTCCGCAACATGCTGCCCGGCGACGCGCCCGGCGTGATCGACACCGGAGCCGGGGTGCTCGGGGACGTGATCTGCTTCGAGGTCGCCTACGACGGCATCGTCCGGGACACCGTGACCGGTGGGGCGGAGCTGCTCGCCGTACAGACCAACAACGCCACCTTCAACGAGGCCGAGGCCCTCCAGCAGCTCGCCATGGTCCGGTTGCGGGCCGTTGAGCACGGGCGGGACGCCCTGATGGTGTCCACCGTCGGGGTGTCCGCTTTCGTGGACACCGAAGGAGATGTACACGGTTCTACCGGTTTCAACACTGCTGCGGTGGTGGTCCGTGACATCCACCTGGGTGGACCGCGTACGCTGGCGACTCGTTCGGGCATCTGGCCCGAGGTGGTGGCCGTCGTCCTGACGGCTGTCGCGCTCGCCGGCGTGCTCCCCCTGCGCCGTCGGCGTGACAATGGGAGCAACGGCGAAGAACAGGTTACGGAGGAACGGTGA
- a CDS encoding polyprenol monophosphomannose synthase produces the protein MSAAEGYPGVGRVLVIIPTYNESDNVRAITERTRKAVPDVDILVADDNSPDGTGAIADELALHDDHIFVLHRTGKEGLGAAYKAGFAWAKDKGYDAVVEMDADGSHAPEELSVILDALVDHDVVLGTRYIPGGSVHNWPIHRLLLSRGGNIYIRTALGMPFKDATGGYRAYRIGVLDEIDVATIASTGYSFQVEMAWRSYRQGFRMIEVPITFTEREHGVSKMSGNIFKEQLLRVTLWGAQARKESLFELLNRKPRQGSTWP, from the coding sequence GTGAGCGCGGCGGAAGGCTACCCGGGAGTCGGACGTGTCCTCGTGATCATCCCGACGTACAACGAGTCGGACAACGTGCGGGCGATCACCGAGCGGACGCGCAAAGCTGTTCCCGACGTCGACATCCTGGTCGCCGACGACAACTCGCCGGACGGCACCGGCGCCATCGCCGACGAGCTCGCCCTCCACGACGACCACATCTTCGTGCTGCACCGGACCGGCAAGGAAGGCCTGGGTGCGGCCTACAAGGCCGGTTTCGCCTGGGCCAAGGACAAGGGGTACGACGCGGTCGTCGAAATGGACGCGGACGGCTCGCACGCCCCGGAGGAGCTGTCCGTGATCCTCGACGCGCTGGTCGACCACGACGTGGTCCTCGGCACCCGGTACATCCCGGGCGGCAGCGTGCACAACTGGCCGATCCATCGGCTGCTCCTGTCGCGTGGCGGCAACATCTACATCCGGACCGCGCTGGGCATGCCGTTCAAGGACGCGACCGGCGGCTACCGGGCGTACCGGATCGGTGTTCTCGACGAGATCGACGTGGCGACCATCGCCTCCACGGGGTACTCCTTCCAGGTGGAGATGGCGTGGCGGTCGTACCGGCAGGGGTTCCGGATGATCGAGGTGCCGATCACGTTCACCGAACGCGAACACGGCGTCAGCAAGATGAGCGGCAACATTTTCAAGGAACAGCTGCTCAGGGTCACCCTGTGGGGTGCGCAGGCGCGCAAGGAGAGCCTGTTCGAACTCCTCAACCGCAAACCGCGACAGGGTTCCACCTGGCCGTGA
- a CDS encoding FxsA family protein, whose translation MRRSRLAYLPIAFPLLAFAEIMTFLLVANAIGTGWALLLAIVCSIAGFALLRREGIRGWHAFQDAARAGRPPGAEVTNSLVGLGGALLLAIPGFLTGVAGLFLLLPPGRRLARRGVERFTQRNLGGAVTSDLFGPRKVRVHSGDPVTVVVRDDDPRPPAGAIEGEIVR comes from the coding sequence ATGCGGCGAAGCAGACTGGCCTACCTACCGATCGCATTTCCGCTGCTGGCGTTCGCGGAGATCATGACGTTCCTGCTGGTGGCCAACGCCATCGGCACCGGCTGGGCGCTGCTGCTGGCGATCGTCTGCAGCATCGCCGGTTTCGCCCTGCTGCGCCGCGAAGGCATCCGCGGCTGGCACGCCTTCCAGGACGCGGCCCGCGCCGGCCGCCCGCCCGGCGCCGAGGTGACGAACTCGCTGGTCGGCCTGGGCGGCGCCCTCCTGCTGGCCATCCCCGGCTTCCTGACCGGCGTGGCCGGCCTGTTCCTGCTGCTGCCGCCCGGCCGCCGCCTGGCCCGCCGCGGCGTCGAACGCTTCACCCAGCGCAACCTCGGCGGCGCGGTCACCAGCGACCTGTTCGGCCCCCGCAAGGTCCGCGTCCACAGCGGCGACCCGGTCACCGTCGTCGTCCGCGACGACGACCCCCGCCCGCCGGCCGGCGCCATCGAGGGCGAAATCGTCCGCTGA